A genomic stretch from Candidatus Omnitrophota bacterium includes:
- a CDS encoding polysaccharide export protein, translating to MRRRMMPLIVVSLVFVSVFAAAEDGPDIQGQGDIDQDYVLQRGDALSISVWRHQDLTQQLVVDETGNITFPLLGELKVEGLTIAQLKEYLTYLLGKDYIVDPFVTVAVDRPKTDRQFYVYGEVRQPGAYKIEGNLTVLKAITLSGGMTDYASQIVYVKRRVAGREKRIRVNINNVIKGAEADVPIQQDDIVVVTRRVF from the coding sequence ATGCGCAGAAGGATGATGCCCCTCATTGTTGTTTCGCTGGTTTTCGTTAGTGTCTTTGCCGCCGCGGAGGATGGCCCGGATATCCAGGGCCAGGGAGACATTGACCAGGACTACGTGCTTCAAAGAGGCGACGCCCTCTCCATAAGCGTATGGAGGCACCAGGACCTGACGCAGCAGTTGGTTGTGGATGAGACAGGGAACATCACCTTTCCCCTTCTGGGAGAGCTTAAGGTGGAGGGGCTGACCATCGCGCAGCTGAAAGAGTATCTTACGTATCTTTTGGGCAAGGATTATATCGTAGACCCTTTTGTTACGGTAGCCGTTGACAGGCCAAAAACAGACAGGCAGTTTTACGTTTATGGAGAGGTCAGGCAGCCGGGCGCCTATAAGATAGAGGGTAATCTCACCGTGCTTAAGGCGATCACTCTTTCCGGAGGGATGACGGATTACGCCTCCCAGATAGTTTACGTTAAAAGAAGGGTGGCCGGCAGAGAGAAGAGGATAAGGGTTAATATTAATAATGTTATCAAGGGCGCGGAAGCGGATGTGCCCATACAGCAGGACGATATAGTAGTGGTAACCAGGAGGGTGTTTTAA